One segment of Neodiprion fabricii isolate iyNeoFabr1 chromosome 1, iyNeoFabr1.1, whole genome shotgun sequence DNA contains the following:
- the LOC124187781 gene encoding ankyrin-3-like isoform X26, which translates to MTGEEAKGGPDSGVPTAENAKVVGDNNQQNGVQEEKEKAPVVNGTNMETLPRTGKQSDPSTAFLRAARAGQLEKVLEYLESGVDINASNANGLNALHLAAKDGHIEIVRELLTRGAIVDAATKKGNTALHIASLAGQEEVVHLLIQRGASVNAQSQNGFTPLYMAAQENHDSVVKFLLSKGANQTLATEDGFTPLAVAMQQGHDKVVAVLLESDTRGKVRLPALHIAAKKDDCKAAALLLQNDHNPDVTSKSGFTPLHIAAHYGNDRIASLLYEKGAAVNFTAKHNITPMHVAAKWGRIKMVNLLMSKNANIEAKTRDGLTPLHCAARSGHHEVVDILIENGAPIGSKTKNGLAPLHMASQGDHVDAARILLYHGAPVDDVTVDYLTALHVAAHCGHVRVAKLLLDRNADPNARALNGFTPLHIACKKNRIKVVELLLKHRASIEAMTESGLTPLHVASFMGCMNIVIYLLQHDASPDIPTVRGETPLHLAARANQTDIIRILLRNGALVDARAREDQTPLHVASRLGNVDIVMLLLQHGADVDATTKDLYTPLHIAAKEGQEEVASVLLENRASLTATTKKGFTPLHLAAKYGNMNVARLLLQKDAPVDAQGKNGVTPLHVASHYDHQNVALLLLDKGASPHAMAKNGHTPLHIAARKNQMDIATTLLEYGAKANAESKAGFTPLHLSAQEGHTDMSTLLIEHKADTNHKAKNGLTPLHLCAQEDKVNVASILVKNGADIDTKTKAGYTPLHVAAHFGQAAMVRFLLRSGAGVDSSTGAGYTPLHQAAQQGHTLVINLLLESKAKPNAVTNNGQTALDIAQKLGYISVVETLKVVTETVITTTHTITIEEKYKVQAPESMQETFMSDSEDEGGGDEIGMAAMNVYGQPPHAQHVYLPSYYQGQMTYTSEDPMLSDQQQYRYMTVDDMKSMGDDSMRLNVTDDERDNRHSGAPTITEMITKESYHRSNAANHKPDNVDINRHPIHVGASIVSLNTSLAALGIVPKGQGMWRDSFLVSFLVDARGGAMRGCRHSGVRVIVPPRKAAMPMRVTCRYLKRDKLTNPPPLMEGEALASRILELGPVGAKFLGPVIIEVPHFASLRGKEREIVILRSDNGETWREHTLEASEEAVQDVLNESFEGEELSQLEDLQTSRIVRILTVDFPHYFAVVSRVRQEVHAVGPEGGTVSSSAVPQVQAVFPPAALTKKIRVGLQAHPIPSDLVAKLLGNRVAVSPIVTVEPRRRKFHKPITLTIPMPQAANKGMINQYSGDAGAVGTLRLLCSITAHLVSC; encoded by the exons AGTGACCCAAGTACAGCTTTCCTCAGGGCAGCGAGAGCGGGACAACTGGAAAAAGTGTTGGAGTACCTCGAGTCCGGAGTTGACATAAATGCTTCTAACGCT AATGGTCTAAACGCTTTGCACCTAGCCGCTAAAGACGGCCACATAGAAATAGTCAGAGAACTTTTAACTCGAGGAGCTATCGTAGATGCTGCCACCAAGAAAGGAAATACAGCTCTGCATATCGCCTCACTTG CTGGGCAAGAAGAGGTTGTACATTTACTCATTCAACGTGGCGCTTCTGTCAATGCCCAATCACAAAATGGTTTCACACCGCTGTACATGGCTGCCCAAGAAAACCACGACTCCGTTGTCAAGTTTTTGCTTAGCAAGGGCGCTAATCAAACTCTTGCCACTGAG GATGGATTTACCCCATTGGCTGTGGCCATGCAACAGGGTCACGATAAAGTAGTAGCGGTACTACTCGAAAGTGACACAAGAGGTAAAGTACGTCTACCAGCTCTTCACATTGCTGCAAAGAAGGACGACTGCAAAGCTGCTGCGTTGCTTTTACAA AACGATCACAATCCTGATGTTACATCAAAAAGTGGTTTTACACCCCTTCACATCGCTGCCCATTACGGTAACGACAGGATAGCTTCGCTACTCTATGAAAAAGGAGCAGCAGTTAATTTCACCGCAAAG CATAATATAACGCCAATGCATGTCGCAGCAAAATGGGGAAGGATAAAAATGGTGAATCTGCTTATGTCCAAAAATGCGAATATCGAAGCAAAAACGAGAGACGGGCTCACTCCGCTTCATTGCGCAGCTAGATCTGGTCATCACGAAGTAGTAGATATACTAATAGAAAACGGAGCACCTATTGGTTCTAAAACGAAA AATGGACTTGCCCCACTGCACATGGCTTCTCAAGGTGATCACGTTGATGCTGCTCGTATTCTACTTTACCATGGAGCACCTGTCGACGATGTGACCGTTGATTATCTGACTGCATTGCACGTGGCAGCTCATTGCGGACATGTTAGAGTAGCTAAACTATTGCTCGACAGAAATGCTGATCCTAATGCCAGAGCCTTAAATGGTTTTACCCCTCTTCACATTGCTTGTAAAAAGAACAGAATAAAAGTTGTTGAACTGCTTCTTAAACACAGAGCTAGCATCGAAGCAATGACAGAG TCCGGCCTTACACCTTTACACGTTGCAAGCTTCATGGGATGTATGAACATTGTCATTTATTTACTCCAACACGATGCTAGTCCAGACATTCCAACTGTGCGAGGAGAAACCCCCCTGCATTTGGCTGCTAGAGCAAATCAGACCGACATCATCAGGATTTTGTTGAGAAACGGAGCTCTAGTTGACGCCAGAGCGAGA GAAGACCAAACTCCGTTACATGTTGCATCACGGTTGGGTAACGTTGATATCGTGATGCTACTCCTACAACATGGTGCGGATGTTGATGCAACTACGAAAGATTTATACACCCCGCTTCATATTGCAGCTAAAGAAGGCCAGGAAGAG GTGGCATCTGTCTTGCTTGAAAATAGAGCATCGCTTACCGCTACGACCAAGAAAGGTTTCACACCGTTGCATCTTGCTGCAAAATATGGAAATATGAATGTTGCAAGGCTTCTGCTACAGAAGGATGCCCCTGTCGATGCTCAAGGAAAG AATGGAGTCACACCGCTTCACGTTGCATCCCATTACGACCATCAGAATGTGGCTCTGCTTCTTCTTGACAAGGGAGCCTCTCCTCATGCAATGGCTAAGAATGGTCACACTCCGCTACACATTGCGGCTCGTAAAAATCAG ATGGATATCGCCACAACATTATTAGAATATGGAGCAAAGGCAAACGCAGAATCAAAAGCTGGCTTCACACCTCTGCACTTGAGTGCCCAGGAGGGTCATACCGATATGTCAACTCTTCTTATTGAGCACAAAGCAGATACAAATCACAAAGCTAAG AACGGTCTAACACCATTACACCTGTGTGCGCAAGAAGACAAAGTTAACGTCGCGTCCATCCTTGTCAAAAATGGAGCTGATATTGATACCAAAACTAAG GCTGGTTACACACCGTTGCATGTCGCAGCACATTTTGGTCAAGCAGCAATGGTACGTTTCTTGCTGAGATCGGGAGCAGGTGTTGATAGCAGTACCGGTGCTGGTTACACACCATTACATCAAGCTGCGCAACAGGGGCATACCTTAGTTATTAATTTGCTGTTAGAGAGTAAAGCAAAGCCTAATGCAGTTACCAAT AATGGGCAAACAGCTTTGGACATAGCACAGAAATTAGGATACATCAGCGttgttgaaactttgaaaGTTGTAACGGAAACTGTCATCACGACTACGCATACTATTACAATTGAAGAAAAGTACAAGGTACAGGCACCTGAATCGATGCAGGAGACGTTCATGAGTGATAGCGAAGACGAAGGTG GTGGCGACGAAATTGGTATGGCAGCCATGAATGTGTACGGGCAGCCGCCTCATGCGCAACATGTCTACCTCCCTTCCTACTACCAGGGCCAAATGACCTATACTA GCGAAGATCCGATGTTAAGCGACCAACAGCAGTACCGCTACATGACTGTTGACGATATGAAATCAATGGGTGATGACTCTATGCGCCTCAATGTGACTGACGATGAAAGAGACAATCGACATTCTGGAG CTCCAACTATAACAGAAATGATTACAAAAGAAAGCTATCACAGATCAAATGCCGCAAATCACAAACCAGACAATGTGGACATCAACAGGCATCCGATTCACGTTGG CGCGTCAATAGTGTCGTTAAACACATCACTGGCAGCCCTTGGTATCGTGCCTAAAGGACAAGGGATGTGGAGGGACAG TTTCCTAGTTTCATTCCTGGTCGATGCAAGGGGAGGCGCAATGCGTGGATGCCGTCACAGTGGAGTTCGCGTGATTGTGCCACCGCGTAAAGCGGCCATGCCTATGAGAGTAACTTGTCGGTACCTGAAAAGAGATAAATTAACCAATCCTCCACCTCTAATGGAGGGTGAGGCATTGGCGAGTAGAATTCTCGAGCTTGGGCCTGTCGGTGCTAAGTTCCTAGG GCCCGTGATTATAGAGGTACCACATTTTGCCTCATTGCGTGgaaaggaaagagaaatagTAATACTGAGATCAGATAATGGAGAAACATGGCGCGAGCACACCCTGGAAGCAAGCGAGGAAGCTGTCCAGGATGTGCTTAACGAGAGCTTTGAAGGAgaag AATTAAGCCAGCTAGAGGATCTCCAGACGTCACGTATAGTACGAATTCTCACGGTAGATTTCCCGCACTACTTTGCCGTAGTGTCTCGTGTTAGACAGGAAGTTCATGCAGTAGGTCCTGAAGGAGGCACTGTCTCTTCTTCCGCTGTGCCTCAAGTTCAGGCTGTATTTCCGCCAGCTGCTCTTACAAAGAAAATTAGAGTCGGGCTACAG GCTCATCCGATACCATCTGATTTGGTAGCTAAGCTACTTGGAAATCGTGTCGCGGTATCACCGATTGTGACTGTAGAGCCCAGACGTCGAAAATTCCACAAACCGATTACTTTGACGATACCAATGCCACAAGCAGCTAATAAAGGCATGATTAATCAATACTCCGGAGATGCTGGAGCAGTTGGAACTCTTAGACTTCTGTGCAGCATAACTG